Within Vigna unguiculata cultivar IT97K-499-35 chromosome 2, ASM411807v1, whole genome shotgun sequence, the genomic segment GCCGAGGCTTTAGTAGAAAGCGTGATTGAAAATTTGGGATCTTTAGTTAAAGACCAACTTGCAATTTATTGGGGTGTTGATGAGCAGACTGAGAAGCTTTCCAGCAATCTGAAAGCAATCCGTGCTGTTCTCAGAGATGCAGAGAGAAAACAAATAACAAGCTATGCAGTGAAGGATTGGCTGCAGAAACTCACAGATGCAGCATATGTGCTTGATGATATCTTGGATGAATGTTCTATTCACTCCACAAAGATGCACTTTGTTGATGGTCATACATCACTCCTATCCCGTCTCCATCCTAAGGACATTCTCTTCCGTTTCCATATCGGAAAGAGGATGAGAGAAATCACCCAGAGATTTCACAGCATTCATGAAGAAAGGCTCACCTTTGAATTACGTGTGAGTGTCACAGAAGAGCAAACCGTGGATGATGATGATTGGCGCCAAACTAGCTCTGTCATTACTGAACCCATATTATATGGCAGAGACGAAGATAGAGAGAAAATTGTGAAGTTTCTCCTCAAAGATGCTAATAACAATGAAGACCTCACCGTTTATCCCATAGTTGGTATGGGTGGACTTGGCAAAACAACTCTTGCCAAGCAGGTCTTCAATGATCACGAGATAAGTAAACATTTTGACTTGAGAATTTGGATATGCGTTTCAGACGATTTCAATTTGAAGAGAATACTACAATCCATCATAGAATGTTGCATTGGTCAAAATCCCAACCTTGGTGATTTAGAAGCAAGGCGGAAAAAGGTCGAAGAAGCATTGCACAACAAGAGGTATTTGCTTGTTCTTGATGATGTGTGGAACGAAAACCCAGAGAAATGGAAGGAGTTGAAGGGGATGTTGGAATGTGCAAGGGGAGCAAAAGGAGCTACCATTTTGGTCACTACTCGACTTGAGGAAGTTGTCTCCATCATGGGAACACATTCTGCTTACCGTTTGACAGCGTTATCAGAAGATGACAGTTGGTCATTGTTCAAACACCATGCGTTTGGACCAAACAGAGAAGAAAGGGAAGAGCTCGTGACAATCGGCAAAGAGATAATGAGGAAATGCGTTGGTTCGCCACTTGCAATCAAAACCCTTGCAAGCTGTTTGCGTGATGAAAGTGAGGTAAGCCAATGGGAAAATGTAAAGAAAAGCGAAATTTGGAATATACGAGAAGAAAGTAGTTCTGTGACAGGTGATGAAAATTCTATTATGCGTGTTTTGAAATTGAGCTATTCTAATTTGAAGTCGTCTGTGAAgagatgtttttctttttgtgcaattttccccaaagattttgaaatagaaaaggaagaactTATTCATCTCTGGATGGCTAATGGATTTATTAAATGCGAAGGAGATGTAGAAGTGGAGGATGTTGGAAATAAAGTGTGGAGAAAATTATATAGTAGATCCTTTTTCCAAGAAGCAAAGTATGATGAATTTGGTATGATCACAAGTTTCAAGATGCATGATCTATTTCATGATCTTGCCCAATCTATTATGGGTGAGGAATGTGTGGTTATTGAAGCTTCAAGTATGACTATGTTGTCAGCCAGAGTTCACTATTCAAGCTTGTTTAGTTCTGACTTCCTTTTTGATCGGCCTGCATTCAGTCGTCGACTCATGCCTGCTTTCAAGAAAGTTGAATCCTTGCGTACTTTTCTTGATTTTTGTCATATTAGCTCGGGGCCATCAAATCATTATCTTCGAGCATTATGCTTAAGACCTATTCCTTATTTTTCCCCATACAAGGATTTAGCAAACAAGGATTTAGCACATTTGAGATACTTGAGTTTGTCTTTTTGTTTCGAAAAAGCATGCTTAAATAGCATAATTTGTCAGATGCCGAAATTGCAAATATTGAAACTGAACTCTTGTACCGAAGTTGAGCTACCCAAAAACTTGACACAATTACAGGATTTAAGACATGTTTTGATTGATGATTGCGCTTCAATAGCAGAAATGCCTCCCAATATTAGCAAGTTAAGGCATCTAAGAACACTTGGCATTTTCGTTGTGGGTTCAAAGCCAGGGTGTGGGTTAGGGGAGCTGCAGAGTTTAAAGTTGGGTGGCACACTGAGAATCAAAGGCCTTGAGAACGTCTCCAGTGAATGGGATGCTAAACAAGCAAATTTGATTGGTAAAAACTTGAATATGCTATGGTTGTCATGGGATGGTAGAAGTAGTTCAGAAGGTAGTAATGTTAGTGTGGAGAGAGTACTGGAAGCCCTAGAACCTCCCTCGACTCTGAAGAGTTTTCAGATGAATGGATATGAGGGAAGACACTTATCGAGTTGGATGAGAAGTTTGGTAGCTCTGAGAGACTTGGTGGAAGTTAAGGTCTTGGAATGTGACAACGTTGAGGAGCTTCCTCCACTTGGTAAACTAGCACAATTGAAAAGGCTAGAGGTGAGTGGAATGAAAAATGTGAAGTGCATAGATGGTGAGACGTATGAGGGCGTGGAGGAGAAGGCATTTCCATCGTTGGAGGAATTGATTCTGAAGAATTTACCAAATTTGGAGAGGTTGTTGAGGGATGAAGGAGTAGAGATGCTCCCTCGTCTTTCccaattaacaattaaaaagGTCTCCAACTTTAAATTCCCACGTCTTCCTTCTGTTGAGAAACTTGATGTTGAAAGCATTGACGATGTGGAAGGGGTTGTGGGGAATACGCCTTGTCTAAAGACCCTGAAGATTTCATCAATTAAAGGAGTAAAGACACTACCTGACCAACTCGGCACGCTGGATGCATTAGAGGTCCTTGAGATTGAATTTTGGTATGATTTGGAGTATTTTCCAGAACATGTGTTGGAAGGTCTAACTTCTCTTCGAACTTTGGAGATTCGTCACTGTGAGAAATTAAAATCCTTGTCTGAAGGTGTTCGACATTTGGCATGTCTTGAGAGTTTGACGATCAGAGAATGTCCAGAGTTGATGGTTCTACCAAGCAATATGAGCCAACTAACCGCCCTTCGAGTCGTGGCAATCGAGTATTGCTCGACATTACCAGATGGCTTACAACGTGTCCCCTCCCTACGTTCTTTGTATATATCCGAGTACAAGTCTACTTCATTGCCGGACTGGCTGGGAGATATATCTACTCTTGAAGAATTAATCTTTAATTACTGTAGGGAGTTGAGGTCACTGCCGAGTAGCATTCAACGCCTCACCAACTTGTCTCGTTTAATCATAGGCGGATGTCCTCATCTGCAGAAGCGGTGCAAGAGGGAAACAGGAGAGGATTGGCAATACATAAACCACATTCCAAATATAAAACTATATGGTAAGTTCAATAGTCTTGTGCTTACTTCTCTCCCTAGTCTGTCACTCTCTCCTTGAAAATTGTGTAGCCTTTTTCGGAGTGTgaatattgaataataaaacaTGGTTTCAGAATTCCCCTCTTTTATGCTTCATGTTTGGCACTATTGTACCAAGTTTCATCTTAGTCAGTAATGTTTGTGCTCAGATAAAGTAGTAAAAGGATATCCATTTTTTCATATGCAATTTCTAGGTGATATAATGCCTGCTATAAAATCATTTGTATTCTATCTTTAACCTCTCTTTTTCTCCTCTCCTCAGGATTTTAATGAAGTTCTTGTTGTTGCTGATATGGATTGCATGCGTGATGCTATGAATAAGCTTAGCATTGATTCTAATAAGATCAATCCTCTGGTATGCatcattcttttaatttttctgtgCTTTTCTTCTCTATGTAGTCACTGGTGGTACTTTCCAAAGAGATTTCAAATTTTGTATCTGCTTTTGCGTTGTATGTTCctcaaattgatataaaaaaattattttgaatttgctTAAGATCAAATATTGTTTAATGAATTGTTTTTGAAAGTGTAAGTGGTAGAGAGATTTGTGATTGTTTACTTAACATGTATAccgttttattttgtttatgcaTCTCAGGGAACTCACTTCTTTTTCAGTCTTCTAATTTGGCTAGCTCCTCAGTAAATAAATCAACACCCAAATCTTATTTTCAGGTGAATCGGGTCACATTTGTTCAAATAAATTTGTGTTTATTTCTTTACAACATTTGACTCTTCGTTTTTTTAGCTCACTCCAAATCTCACTTTGgctaaacttttatatttactaatttttctttgaatgtgacttttgttttcaaatttactaCATTGCTCACTTGTTTTCTTATATAACATTCCTCTCCTACAAGAGGTTATAACTTCGAAGATGATTACTTTGGTAGATGAGGTGGATCACTTGTATTTTCTCACAGAATCTCCTTCAACACTAAATCCTAAATTTTTTAgtcaaatgaattttttttctttctcaacaaTGAAATCCTCTATTTCTATTAGTGCTTTGTAACATTTTATGTTTGGACACATTTCTACTTATACAAGGACTATGTTGCCTGGattgtattcatttatttatagttgTAATTCCAATTACACATGTAAAATTTGTCATTTCTGTCATTCTACtaagcaaagaaaaaaaaaactttccaTGTCATCACTTCTCATGTATATCAATCTTTTTACTCAATCCACTTGGACAGTTAAAGATATTATAGGATGCAAATCATCAATCATCAAAGATATTTTCTTACCATAGTAGATAATTATATTAGATGTTTTTGTTGAAGCGCAAATTTGAATTAGAAAACTGcttgagaaatttttttttagcatATTTGAAAGGCAATTTGACgagaaaattaaagttttcagAAATGATAATGAAACTAATTTCTTGTTGCATTCCTTTTATTAAGAACACGGTATTCTACATCAAATTTGGTGTATCAGAAATGATAAGACTAAATTGTTACGACACTCCAAGCATCGAAGGTGTGTTGTAAAGAATGTTTCCCTGGACTAGTTAAGAGAATTTTTATTTGTGAACAAGACACTTGAAGGTAAGTTGCACTAAATAAAAATCTTTGTGATACGATATTGACTTTTAAATTCTCATCGAGTACTAAGTAATACTACCAAGCATTAATACAGTACATTGTATTATCTCTCCAATTCATGAATAAGTAGCAGATCACATGCTTTCTGTAGGATTTAAAACTTCCATTTCTTCGCATGAATTCACTAGATAttacacaacaacaacaaaaaaggtAGATATTCGAGAGGTACCTGATACAATTGACGCCATGTAAAGAATAGTATCTATGGAAATTTTCTATATCATTAACTTAACAAATCAGATTATTGAGTTACCGATTTTCCATCTCATAAATATGAAATTGACTGATTCTTTACTTAAATTATGGAATGAATCAATGTTCTGTCGAGGGTGGCTCCGAAGTCGTTCCCTTAGCTTCTGCTTCTGGATTTACGATTCTAGCCACCCACCTCACCACTGCACCGGTTCCAGAGTTTGTCATCTTGAACCTTTGTTGGATGAATGCCATAGCTTTTTCTGGCATGTCAAAACCTTCTCTTTGTCAACTCCATATTCAAAGTCTTTTCTTTGCGACATATCTATCTCATGCCCTTGCCAAGGGTAGCAATGTGTTAGGTCTATGGAGGGAGTTTCACTGCGGAGACaaaacaccaatgagacatgaGTCTAACCACATAAGTCATTGGCACCactctcaatccaaaaccttaagataatgagtttatgagtctttattcttatacggtactctactttctcatttttagccAATGTAggacttaaactcacacttgaattcccaATACAGTGGCATCCACAAAATAAAAGGACTCTCGAATGAGAGCATGGCCACCAGGTCTTAAAATTTGGTCCATCTCCAACAACACATACTGCATTTCAGATCTATTAATGTAACAACTATTGTCAGAAACATATTCAAGAATCCATGTTTAGAGTGATAAGTTATATGttgggaatccaagtgtgagtctaagtttcacattgagtaaaaatgagaaagttgaacatCATATAAGGGTGAAGACTTATAAACTTATTGTCTTATTCTTTTGAGTTGAGAGTGGTGTCGATCCATATATAACTAAGACTGTGTTTTTTAGTGTGGTGTGGATTTAGAAGGTAAATTTAATGGATTTGtagataaattttgtaaaaattagtgaatgatttgattgatgtgatatttaaaataaaaagataataaataaaattttaaaattactaaaatacccttgatataaaaatatattatataatttttaaattagtaaaagatattacattttaaaaactattatttaataaactttaataaaaattaataaaaagataaattatattatattattataattatttttataataattcttattatttaaaattattagttaatatataatattattattatatatattatttttattatttatcgtGGCatgcaatatttatttttcctttaaaataattgaaaaagtttttGAACTTATTtctctaaaaattaaaattgttattaacAAAATGAGAGCAAATCAATCCGTGTGCTGTTCATTGCCATAATAATCTATTTACGAAGCACATGTCTCATGAGGTTATAAAT encodes:
- the LOC114167577 gene encoding putative disease resistance protein RGA3; amino-acid sequence: MAEALVESVIENLGSLVKDQLAIYWGVDEQTEKLSSNLKAIRAVLRDAERKQITSYAVKDWLQKLTDAAYVLDDILDECSIHSTKMHFVDGHTSLLSRLHPKDILFRFHIGKRMREITQRFHSIHEERLTFELRVSVTEEQTVDDDDWRQTSSVITEPILYGRDEDREKIVKFLLKDANNNEDLTVYPIVGMGGLGKTTLAKQVFNDHEISKHFDLRIWICVSDDFNLKRILQSIIECCIGQNPNLGDLEARRKKVEEALHNKRYLLVLDDVWNENPEKWKELKGMLECARGAKGATILVTTRLEEVVSIMGTHSAYRLTALSEDDSWSLFKHHAFGPNREEREELVTIGKEIMRKCVGSPLAIKTLASCLRDESEVSQWENVKKSEIWNIREESSSVTGDENSIMRVLKLSYSNLKSSVKRCFSFCAIFPKDFEIEKEELIHLWMANGFIKCEGDVEVEDVGNKVWRKLYSRSFFQEAKYDEFGMITSFKMHDLFHDLAQSIMGEECVVIEASSMTMLSARVHYSSLFSSDFLFDRPAFSRRLMPAFKKVESLRTFLDFCHISSGPSNHYLRALCLRPIPYFSPYKDLANKDLAHLRYLSLSFCFEKACLNSIICQMPKLQILKLNSCTEVELPKNLTQLQDLRHVLIDDCASIAEMPPNISKLRHLRTLGIFVVGSKPGCGLGELQSLKLGGTLRIKGLENVSSEWDAKQANLIGKNLNMLWLSWDGRSSSEGSNVSVERVLEALEPPSTLKSFQMNGYEGRHLSSWMRSLVALRDLVEVKVLECDNVEELPPLGKLAQLKRLEVSGMKNVKCIDGETYEGVEEKAFPSLEELILKNLPNLERLLRDEGVEMLPRLSQLTIKKVSNFKFPRLPSVEKLDVESIDDVEGVVGNTPCLKTLKISSIKGVKTLPDQLGTLDALEVLEIEFWYDLEYFPEHVLEGLTSLRTLEIRHCEKLKSLSEGVRHLACLESLTIRECPELMVLPSNMSQLTALRVVAIEYCSTLPDGLQRVPSLRSLYISEYKSTSLPDWLGDISTLEELIFNYCRELRSLPSSIQRLTNLSRLIIGGCPHLQKRCKRETGEDWQYINHIPNIKLYGF